One genomic segment of Leptotrichia sp. oral taxon 215 str. W9775 includes these proteins:
- a CDS encoding FprA family A-type flavoprotein, whose product MHCVQQITDKIYWIGGNDRRLERFENMFPIPKGVSYNSSLILDEKTAIIDTVDASIRAQYLENIKYLLQGRELDYLIVNHMEPDHCGNIEDLLMLYPNLKIVGNKKTFAFFEQFYNTSAAENYYEIKEGDVLDLGENKLRFIGAPMVHWPEVTMTYEETKGILFSADAFGTFGTLNGNIFKDEVDFEGYYLSEMRRYYTNIVGKYGMQVQNVFKKLKDTTINMIVPLHGPIWRTPEDINYLLDLYNKWSTSTPEKDGVVLIFGSMYGNTENTVNCIANKLAQKGVKDIKVFDVSKTHPSYIISEAWKYSNLVLAAPTYNTGLYLVMDSLLHELASLGYQNRKVSLIGNHTWATGALGAMKKKFETEFKKIEVVGEPLDVKSALRPEQEEVLDNLTEAIVESMN is encoded by the coding sequence ATGCATTGCGTTCAGCAAATAACTGATAAAATTTATTGGATTGGGGGAAATGACAGAAGACTGGAAAGATTTGAAAATATGTTTCCTATACCAAAAGGAGTTTCATATAATTCAAGTCTTATACTAGATGAAAAAACAGCAATTATTGATACAGTGGATGCATCAATAAGAGCCCAGTATCTGGAAAATATAAAATATCTTTTACAAGGAAGAGAACTTGATTACCTGATAGTTAACCATATGGAACCTGATCACTGTGGAAATATAGAAGATTTATTGATGTTGTATCCAAATCTGAAAATAGTTGGAAATAAAAAGACATTTGCTTTCTTTGAACAGTTTTATAATACTTCTGCGGCAGAAAACTATTATGAAATAAAAGAAGGAGATGTACTGGATTTAGGAGAAAATAAGCTAAGATTCATTGGAGCACCTATGGTTCACTGGCCAGAAGTAACAATGACATATGAAGAAACAAAAGGGATATTATTCTCAGCTGATGCCTTTGGAACATTTGGAACACTAAATGGAAATATATTTAAGGATGAAGTGGATTTTGAAGGATATTATCTTTCTGAAATGAGAAGATACTATACAAATATAGTTGGTAAATACGGAATGCAAGTACAGAATGTATTTAAAAAATTGAAAGACACTACTATAAATATGATAGTACCCTTACATGGGCCAATCTGGAGAACACCTGAAGATATAAACTATTTACTTGATTTATATAATAAATGGAGTACAAGTACTCCAGAAAAAGACGGAGTTGTTCTGATATTTGGTTCAATGTATGGAAATACTGAAAATACAGTTAACTGCATTGCAAATAAATTAGCACAGAAGGGAGTAAAAGATATAAAAGTTTTTGATGTTTCAAAAACACATCCTTCATACATAATTTCTGAAGCATGGAAATACAGCAACCTTGTATTGGCAGCACCTACTTACAATACTGGATTGTATCTTGTTATGGATTCATTACTTCATGAGCTTGCATCATTAGGATATCAGAACAGAAAGGTTTCTTTAATTGGAAATCATACATGGGCAACAGGAGCTTTAGGAGCAATGAAAAAGAAATTTGAAACTGAGTTCAAAAAAATTGAAGTAGTTGGAGAACCTTTAGATGTAAAATCAGCATTAAGACCTGAGCAGGAAGAAGTTCTAGATAATTTAACAGAAGCAATTGTTGAAAGCATGAATTAA
- a CDS encoding ankyrin repeat domain-containing protein has translation MTKKLIYKIFFLFIILSNFIYAEKMILRNGISEKTIDLVTEEKLMSMNEMRLKVLFEAIRKNNNKFVLNHLATKENKKKLSENTEKREKNDNGNYYGPKYSDLVTAVSDEVEVNLIDINAHDKTGYTPIIVAIESGNNEILKVLVENGANLYEKHPVFGKLTLHTACYYENEEAVEILLKADRKLVNVHSGTDGWLPLQDATLKSNARIVEILLRYGANPQLTDAHGGTPMDMATEFGKGVIVKLLRDNIKKNRK, from the coding sequence ATGACAAAAAAATTAATATATAAAATATTTTTTCTGTTTATAATTTTATCAAATTTTATATATGCGGAAAAAATGATTTTGCGTAACGGTATAAGTGAAAAAACTATCGATCTTGTAACTGAAGAAAAACTTATGAGCATGAATGAGATGAGACTAAAAGTTCTTTTTGAAGCTATAAGAAAGAATAACAATAAATTTGTATTAAATCATCTTGCAACAAAGGAGAATAAGAAGAAACTCAGTGAAAATACTGAAAAGAGGGAAAAGAATGATAATGGAAATTATTATGGACCTAAATATAGTGATTTAGTTACAGCAGTTTCTGATGAGGTTGAAGTAAACCTGATAGATATAAATGCTCACGATAAAACAGGGTATACTCCTATAATAGTAGCTATTGAATCCGGAAATAATGAAATTCTTAAAGTATTAGTGGAAAATGGAGCAAATTTATATGAAAAACACCCAGTTTTTGGTAAGTTGACATTACATACAGCCTGTTACTATGAAAATGAAGAAGCTGTGGAAATACTTCTGAAGGCAGATAGGAAGCTTGTAAATGTTCATAGTGGAACAGATGGATGGTTACCTTTACAGGATGCTACACTGAAATCAAATGCCAGAATAGTGGAGATTTTATTAAGATATGGAGCAAATCCTCAACTGACAGATGCTCATGGTGGTACTCCAATGGATATGGCAACTGAGTTTGGTAAAGGTGTAATAGTAAAGCTGTTACGTGACAATATAAAGAAAAATAGAAAATAA
- the bcp gene encoding thioredoxin-dependent thiol peroxidase, with the protein MKAYDFSLPADNGENVSLSDYKGKKVVLYFYPKDSTPGCTQEACSFRDNFARLTAKGVVVLGISKDSIKRHENFKKKNELPFLLLSDENSDVCEKYQVWKEKVNFGKKYFGIERSTFLIDEKGEIVKEWRKVKVKGHVDEVLEEIEKM; encoded by the coding sequence ATGAAAGCTTATGATTTCAGTTTACCGGCTGATAATGGAGAAAATGTCAGTCTGAGTGATTATAAAGGTAAGAAAGTTGTACTTTATTTTTATCCTAAAGACAGCACTCCTGGGTGTACTCAGGAAGCCTGTTCTTTCAGGGATAACTTTGCCAGACTTACTGCAAAAGGTGTTGTGGTACTGGGAATAAGTAAGGACAGTATAAAAAGACATGAAAACTTTAAGAAGAAAAATGAACTTCCTTTTTTACTCTTAAGTGATGAAAACAGTGATGTATGTGAAAAATACCAAGTCTGGAAGGAAAAAGTCAACTTTGGAAAGAAATATTTTGGAATAGAACGTTCAACTTTCCTTATAGATGAAAAAGGAGAAATCGTAAAAGAATGGCGAAAAGTTAAAGTTAAAGGCCATGTTGATGAAGTTCTGGAAGAAATAGAAAAAATGTAA
- the ftsH gene encoding ATP-dependent zinc metalloprotease FtsH, translating to MDDKNKDDIRKRLEELRKENNRKNGGNDGGRSPFFGSAFVFIMIIALFFAFVFYTQDVQNYFQEKKDVPYTEFVADIKSGKFSKIEEKDDKLIAVVRENNKNVVYSTRKITERVGNDPTIINAVNSKKVELVVGAPSQGAVFLALVVNFLPIIIMIILMIYLAKKMMGNGQGGPGNIFGFGKSRADKLDKKPDVKFDDVAGVDGAKEELKEVVDFLKNPEKYTKAGARVPKGVLLLGRPGTGKTLLAKAVAGESGASFFSISGSEFVEMFVGVGASRVRDLFEKAKSSSPSIIFIDEIDAIGRKRSVGKNSGSNDEREQTLNQLLVEMDGFETDAKVIVIAATNREDVLDPALLRAGRFDRRINVDAPDLQGRIAILKVHARNKKLASDVRLEDIAKITPGFVGADLANLLNEAAILAARKASDTITMEDLDEAVDKIGMGLGQKGKIIKPEEKRLLAYHEAGHAVMTELTPGADPVHKVTIIPRGDAGGFMMPLPEEKLVTTSKEMLAEIKVLFGGRAAEDLVLDDISTGAYSDIKRATRLARAYVESVGMSKKLGPVNLENSDEEFTFTSNKSNETIREIDLEIREILNNEYRQTVETLRANREKLDGIAELLLKKETITGDEVRKIISGVSVQELLNNSPKKDASDSGNKQENKTEEVKVVPENVVEDKKPSEVKTAEEKPVENKKEEVKEEIKEEKIEEPKIEQTEPEKKEVAEVPNVENILPQENNIVSEPQEAQPQKIEIPAHVEIPSVTENVEHTEFIEPVESIENIENVEQIAQPQNTENVENIVNEENILPQEIQEVKENLHEIGNNVQENPFETGNVPENIFEGNEETGQKHNIADSVTEELQVDTNNFSGISEGFVQEEVKAEENVISNDVENNDINEENSVKEEKKEKKIEIPSFMK from the coding sequence ATGGACGATAAAAATAAAGATGACATCAGAAAAAGACTAGAAGAATTACGAAAAGAAAATAATAGAAAAAATGGCGGAAACGATGGAGGAAGATCACCTTTCTTTGGTTCGGCATTTGTATTTATTATGATAATAGCATTGTTTTTTGCATTCGTATTTTATACACAGGATGTACAAAACTATTTTCAGGAAAAGAAAGATGTTCCATATACAGAATTTGTAGCTGATATTAAAAGTGGAAAATTTAGTAAAATAGAAGAAAAAGATGACAAGTTAATAGCAGTTGTCAGAGAAAACAATAAAAATGTTGTTTATTCAACTAGAAAAATAACTGAAAGAGTAGGGAATGATCCTACTATCATCAATGCAGTTAACAGTAAAAAAGTAGAACTTGTAGTTGGTGCACCTTCACAGGGAGCTGTATTCCTGGCACTAGTAGTTAACTTTTTACCAATAATAATAATGATAATATTAATGATTTACCTGGCAAAGAAAATGATGGGAAATGGACAGGGAGGTCCTGGAAATATCTTTGGTTTTGGTAAATCAAGAGCTGATAAGCTTGATAAGAAACCGGATGTAAAATTTGATGATGTAGCAGGAGTTGACGGAGCTAAGGAAGAACTGAAAGAAGTAGTTGATTTCCTGAAAAATCCTGAAAAATATACAAAGGCAGGAGCGAGAGTTCCTAAAGGTGTACTTTTACTTGGAAGACCTGGAACTGGGAAGACATTGCTTGCAAAGGCTGTTGCAGGAGAATCGGGAGCTTCATTCTTCAGTATTTCAGGGTCAGAATTTGTTGAAATGTTTGTCGGAGTAGGAGCTTCGAGAGTAAGGGACTTATTTGAAAAGGCAAAGTCTTCAAGCCCTTCAATAATATTTATAGATGAAATTGATGCAATCGGTAGAAAAAGAAGTGTTGGAAAAAATAGTGGAAGTAATGATGAAAGAGAACAGACATTAAACCAGCTTCTTGTAGAAATGGACGGTTTTGAAACTGATGCAAAAGTAATAGTTATAGCGGCAACAAACAGGGAAGATGTACTAGATCCGGCATTGCTGAGAGCAGGAAGATTTGATAGAAGAATAAATGTTGATGCACCTGACTTACAAGGAAGAATTGCGATATTAAAAGTACATGCCAGAAATAAGAAACTTGCTTCTGATGTAAGACTTGAAGATATAGCAAAAATAACTCCAGGATTTGTAGGAGCTGATTTGGCGAATTTATTAAATGAAGCTGCGATACTGGCTGCAAGAAAAGCTTCTGATACAATAACAATGGAAGATTTGGATGAAGCTGTTGATAAAATTGGAATGGGATTAGGGCAAAAAGGTAAAATCATTAAACCTGAGGAAAAAAGACTGCTTGCTTACCATGAAGCAGGACATGCTGTTATGACTGAACTTACACCGGGAGCAGATCCTGTACATAAAGTTACGATTATTCCAAGGGGAGATGCCGGAGGATTTATGATGCCACTTCCTGAAGAAAAGCTTGTGACTACAAGTAAGGAAATGTTAGCAGAAATAAAAGTTCTTTTTGGAGGAAGAGCAGCAGAAGATTTAGTTCTGGATGACATAAGTACAGGGGCTTATTCTGATATTAAGAGAGCTACAAGACTTGCAAGAGCATATGTGGAAAGCGTTGGAATGAGTAAGAAATTAGGACCTGTAAACCTTGAAAATTCTGACGAAGAATTTACATTTACTTCAAATAAGAGTAATGAAACAATAAGAGAAATTGATCTTGAAATAAGAGAGATACTTAACAATGAATACCGTCAAACAGTTGAAACTTTAAGAGCAAACAGGGAAAAACTTGATGGAATTGCTGAACTGCTATTGAAAAAAGAAACAATAACTGGTGATGAAGTAAGAAAGATAATTTCAGGAGTTTCAGTTCAGGAACTGTTAAATAATTCCCCTAAAAAGGATGCTTCTGATTCAGGAAATAAACAGGAAAATAAAACTGAAGAAGTAAAAGTTGTTCCAGAAAATGTAGTGGAGGATAAAAAGCCTTCTGAAGTTAAAACAGCGGAAGAAAAACCTGTTGAAAATAAAAAAGAAGAAGTGAAAGAAGAAATAAAGGAAGAGAAAATAGAAGAACCTAAGATAGAGCAGACAGAACCAGAGAAAAAAGAAGTAGCAGAAGTTCCAAATGTTGAAAATATTCTTCCTCAGGAAAATAATATTGTTTCAGAACCGCAGGAAGCACAGCCACAGAAAATAGAAATACCTGCACATGTTGAAATTCCTAGTGTTACTGAAAATGTTGAGCATACTGAATTTATTGAACCAGTTGAGAGCATTGAAAATATTGAGAATGTTGAGCAGATTGCACAACCTCAAAATACAGAAAATGTTGAAAATATTGTGAATGAAGAAAATATTCTTCCTCAGGAAATTCAGGAAGTTAAAGAAAATCTTCATGAAATTGGAAATAATGTTCAAGAAAACCCTTTTGAAACAGGAAATGTTCCAGAGAATATTTTTGAAGGAAATGAAGAAACTGGACAAAAACATAACATTGCAGATAGTGTAACAGAAGAATTGCAAGTAGATACTAATAATTTTAGCGGAATTTCTGAGGGATTTGTTCAGGAAGAAGTTAAAGCAGAAGAAAATGTTATTAGTAATGATGTGGAAAATAATGATATCAATGAAGAAAACTCAGTAAAAGAAGAAAAAAAAGAGAAAAAGATAGAAATTCCTTCTTTTATGAAATAA
- the tilS gene encoding tRNA lysidine(34) synthetase TilS — protein sequence MFDTGKMKKKVEELKKSGLIRKNEKILIAFSGGPDSVFLYNLLNFLKKEYSLEISLMYINHNLREDVGNDLKFVREFSEENNVPLYIESVNVKEYATENKKSIELAARELRYEAIERILKNINYDRIATGHNLDDNIETFIFRLVRGTSLKGLKGIPEERGNIIRPILQFEKNEILNYLQENRKSYIIDYTNNKNDYTRNYIRNEIFPMFVNINPNFRNKVNELIHEINNRENKEDSILKERFVQYLEKYDVELSRKKIDQIYETLYDKKGNLNAEGSKEFSLGNGKILRKKYNKLEVIEEKEKEVDEERVEVKKNVPVKWHNYFIMLTDSMLEIEKIIKTEVENVKLMKFTEDFNGHKIFVRKRLEGDVISLNNLGHKKVKKILIDEKISKWDRNKIPVLEMEYRKNNKIVTEILSVGDIKFSKYLRKKEVKDKTQNEEMLLIIGRKNGR from the coding sequence ATGTTTGATACAGGAAAAATGAAGAAAAAAGTGGAAGAACTTAAAAAAAGTGGCTTAATAAGAAAAAATGAAAAAATATTAATAGCTTTTTCAGGTGGACCGGATTCAGTTTTTTTGTATAATTTGCTGAATTTTTTGAAGAAAGAATATTCCCTTGAAATATCTCTTATGTATATAAATCACAACTTACGGGAAGATGTAGGGAATGATTTGAAGTTTGTCAGGGAATTTTCTGAAGAAAACAATGTTCCACTATACATCGAAAGTGTAAATGTGAAGGAATATGCGACTGAAAATAAAAAGTCTATAGAATTAGCGGCAAGGGAATTGAGGTATGAAGCAATTGAAAGAATCTTGAAAAATATAAATTATGATAGAATTGCTACCGGGCATAACCTTGATGACAATATTGAGACATTTATTTTTAGGCTTGTAAGAGGAACTTCCTTAAAAGGACTTAAAGGAATACCTGAAGAGAGGGGAAATATAATAAGGCCTATACTGCAGTTTGAAAAAAATGAAATTTTAAACTATTTGCAGGAAAATAGAAAAAGTTATATAATAGATTATACAAATAATAAAAATGACTATACAAGAAATTATATACGAAATGAAATTTTTCCAATGTTTGTGAATATAAATCCTAATTTTAGAAATAAAGTTAATGAACTTATTCATGAAATAAATAATAGGGAAAACAAAGAAGATAGCATTTTAAAGGAAAGATTTGTCCAGTATCTGGAGAAATATGATGTAGAACTTTCAAGAAAGAAAATAGACCAGATTTATGAAACACTTTATGATAAAAAAGGAAATCTTAATGCTGAAGGTTCGAAGGAATTTTCTCTGGGAAATGGCAAGATATTAAGAAAAAAATATAATAAATTGGAAGTGATAGAAGAGAAAGAAAAAGAAGTTGATGAAGAAAGAGTCGAAGTAAAGAAAAATGTTCCGGTAAAATGGCATAATTACTTTATAATGTTGACAGATAGTATGTTGGAGATTGAAAAAATAATTAAAACTGAAGTGGAAAATGTAAAATTAATGAAATTCACTGAAGATTTCAATGGACATAAAATATTTGTCAGAAAAAGGCTGGAAGGTGATGTTATTTCATTAAATAATCTGGGACATAAGAAAGTCAAAAAAATACTGATTGATGAAAAAATTTCAAAATGGGACAGGAATAAGATACCTGTTCTGGAAATGGAATATAGAAAAAATAATAAAATTGTAACTGAAATATTGAGTGTGGGTGATATAAAGTTTTCAAAATATTTAAGGAAGAAAGAAGTTAAAGACAAAACACAAAATGAAGAAATGTTACTAATAATAGGGAGGAAAAATGGACGATAA
- the mltG gene encoding endolytic transglycosylase MltG: MKNILKAFYVVVAVLLITILTIFYNFFGAKKEYKNVNLNVKKGTTFTQIYKDLKLNFGILDRVYLKTLGEDFKLKIGTYKFNGKLSKYEVLKKLKNKESNGIRVTIPEGFTKKQVYERLEALGLGSEEEINKALSEIDFPYPHENNNFEGYFYPETYIFNEGVTTKQVLTTILNEFLKKFPPEKYPDKQKFYDQLKLASIVEAEVSDQVDKPKVAGIFIKRLEIGMKLESDATLKYELGRQALRGELKTKETPYNSYKVKGLPPTPIGNPPVETFKAVENAEVTDDLFFFTHKGKTYYSKTHEEHLKKRRESGQLK; this comes from the coding sequence ATGAAAAATATATTGAAGGCATTTTATGTAGTTGTTGCAGTGCTGCTGATAACAATTTTAACTATTTTTTATAACTTTTTTGGAGCAAAAAAAGAGTATAAAAATGTAAATTTAAATGTAAAGAAAGGAACAACCTTTACCCAGATATACAAAGATCTGAAGCTAAATTTTGGAATTTTGGATAGAGTATATTTGAAAACATTAGGTGAAGACTTTAAGTTAAAAATAGGAACATATAAATTTAATGGGAAACTTTCAAAATATGAAGTTCTGAAAAAACTAAAAAATAAGGAATCAAACGGTATAAGAGTTACAATACCTGAAGGATTTACAAAAAAGCAGGTTTATGAAAGACTTGAAGCACTGGGACTAGGGTCAGAAGAAGAGATAAATAAGGCCTTAAGTGAAATTGATTTCCCTTATCCGCATGAAAATAACAACTTTGAAGGATATTTTTATCCGGAAACATATATTTTTAATGAAGGAGTAACGACAAAACAAGTTTTAACAACTATTCTGAATGAATTTTTAAAGAAATTTCCACCAGAAAAATATCCGGATAAGCAAAAATTCTATGATCAGTTAAAACTGGCTTCAATAGTGGAAGCAGAAGTATCTGATCAAGTTGATAAACCAAAAGTTGCGGGAATTTTTATAAAAAGACTTGAAATAGGCATGAAACTTGAATCGGATGCTACACTGAAATATGAACTGGGAAGACAGGCGTTGAGAGGAGAACTTAAAACAAAGGAAACACCTTATAATTCCTATAAGGTAAAAGGACTTCCGCCAACACCGATTGGAAATCCACCTGTTGAAACATTTAAAGCAGTGGAAAATGCAGAAGTTACAGATGATTTGTTCTTCTTTACACATAAAGGGAAAACGTATTACTCAAAAACGCATGAAGAACATTTGAAAAAGAGAAGGGAAAGCGGTCAGTTAAAATAA
- a CDS encoding DUF4300 family protein → MKRKVLILLICGIFLASCSVKTADKGNVEKADVSSSKEVTKNDNKSEEEKNEYLKKITYSNLLDKATQEEVQKELKNAGVSEKNIKDFLEGVNYFNNIGQNKTFVKEGFKTTEELSPTYDQAEIQEQWSKKSPKFVGQNCRITSYELMRDFISVGKSEIKNTEQLFIDEDALNNFPIKVFTDSERNQFESLFSAINTENTKDVSVHVKKVKEDWAKKNIKFTNESKISLVSVFFHSLITPEENFLFIGHVGVLVPTSDGKLMFIEKLAFQEPFQAIKFDNRSQLNDYLMNKYDVEFDQPNARPFIMENDELLKGYRLNPNNKG, encoded by the coding sequence ATGAAAAGAAAAGTTTTAATTTTACTGATATGCGGAATATTTCTAGCCAGCTGCTCAGTAAAAACAGCAGATAAAGGAAATGTAGAAAAAGCCGATGTTTCAAGTAGTAAAGAAGTTACTAAAAATGATAATAAATCTGAAGAAGAAAAAAATGAATATTTGAAGAAAATTACCTATTCAAATTTATTGGATAAGGCAACTCAGGAAGAAGTTCAGAAGGAACTTAAAAATGCTGGAGTTTCAGAGAAAAATATAAAGGATTTTCTTGAAGGTGTAAATTATTTCAATAATATAGGACAAAATAAGACATTTGTAAAAGAAGGATTTAAAACAACAGAAGAACTAAGTCCAACTTATGATCAGGCAGAAATACAGGAACAATGGAGTAAGAAAAGTCCTAAATTTGTAGGTCAGAACTGCAGAATTACTTCATATGAACTTATGAGGGATTTTATTTCAGTAGGAAAATCTGAGATAAAAAATACAGAGCAGCTTTTTATTGATGAAGATGCATTGAATAATTTTCCAATAAAAGTATTTACTGACAGTGAAAGAAACCAGTTTGAAAGTTTATTTTCTGCAATAAATACAGAAAATACAAAAGATGTGTCAGTTCATGTGAAAAAAGTAAAGGAAGACTGGGCAAAAAAGAATATTAAATTTACTAATGAGAGTAAGATTTCACTGGTTTCAGTGTTTTTTCACTCACTGATTACTCCTGAAGAAAACTTTTTATTTATAGGTCATGTAGGAGTTTTAGTACCAACTTCAGATGGAAAACTGATGTTTATTGAGAAATTGGCATTCCAGGAACCTTTTCAGGCTATAAAGTTTGATAACCGTAGTCAGTTGAATGATTATCTGATGAATAAATATGATGTGGAATTTGATCAGCCAAATGCAAGACCATTTATAATGGAAAATGATGAATTGCTGAAGGGATATAGATTAAATCCAAATAATAAGGGATAA